From the genome of Deltaproteobacteria bacterium IMCC39524:
TGCAGCGACCCTGCTTGACGATTTTGATCTGCCGCCCGCCAATCGCATCACTCCTGACGATTTTCAGCAAACCCTCGATGACCTTTTAGAACGATTAAAAGTCGTGACCGTCACTAGCGCGCCGCCTACGGCGAGCTATTCCGAACATTATTTCGCCAACCTCTGTCTGCGCAATCTGCAAGAACTGGCACCAGGCCTGACGATCAGCGCCCGCCTGACCGCCGGAAGAACAGCAGATGATGAGTGGGTGGAACAGGCCCCGCGTGAGAAGGCATGGATGTCTCTATGGCGATTACTTTTCCTGCTTCAGCAAAAACGCCTGCCACCGGGGTTGCAACCCGACAGGCTTGAGTTCGCCATCCACTATGCTTTGAGTGACCTGATCAAGGGCCAACATCCATGGCTCGCCATTCAGGAGGGTGAGCCCCCCCTGCCTGAAGATGACGCCGTAAGGCTCCACCACCTGGCCGGCAGGCTCAGGCAACTGGGATGGCCTCACAATGACCAACATGCAGAGGAGATGGTCAGTCTTTTAATCAACGAGGCTGCTCATCGTTTGGGTCTCAACGCCCCTCATCTGCCATGGTCAACGGACACAGCCACATTACGCGTCAACTGCCATCGCCCGCCATCGGCAGAACCCTGTTCGCTGGTCGCTCCACGTTCTTATCTGGCCGGCTGGGCGTTCAAAAGATCCCTGAACGAACAGGTCGAAAAATATTCTTATGCTGAAGACTTGCAATCTTTGAACACCAGCCAGGGCCTGACAAATTCTCTGGCCATTTTAAAGGGTGAGCATTCTCTCGATCGAAAAGAGCGCGAATCTCAGCTGATGCTGCTACGCCAGGTCTGGAGTCGGCGCTTCGAGCTACCGCGAAAAACGCCCAAGTGGGTGTGGGATGCACTCTACCTCGTCGGCCTGGTTTCTGAAAAAATTTCTCTCGAATTACCTAAAGGATGGCCTCATGCACCCGGCGTCGAAGTTCTCTGGGCGGTCCTGCTAGAGCGTTACCAACTTGCAGAAATCTCAATAATCGAGACCGGAGAGCAAAGCTTCCTTTTTACGCAATGCCCACAAAAAATCAGTTACGTTAAAGTCCATCGTAACAACCGGGTCTTTGAGCTCCCACTGGAGCTCACTTCAACGGTCATGCCAGGAACAACACAGATCTGGTTGTTGGCAGACGAATCGGTGGTTGAGCTCTTGTGCAGCAAAAAGATTGGCGGAGTCAGACTTGACTGGGCGGATGAAACCGAGCCTCTGAAGTGGGGAGCTTACCTCTTTCTGCAAACCCAGCTCGGCAAGTACCTCTGGCACCTCTGCAGTAATCAGAAATCCTTGCCAGAAATCGACGAACTGCCCCAGGCCATCAGAAACTACGGCCTGCCACTCCCTGGAAGAGAAATCCTTGCAGACTTATGCCTGATCGGCTTGCCCGAAACGGAAATGATCCCGGAACCGGATCTTCTTGAAAGAGAATTTACCCACCTCTTCGGTCCGACCCCTGTGCTTACGGAAAGCACCATTCACGACTTCACAGACGGCTCAAAATCGCGGCGCAGAAGCAGCACAAACCCAAAAGAAATTGCCTCAAAAGTTTTCGAAGATGGCATACCGCGCTTTCCCGAGCACTACCTGATGGATCTCTATCGTCCTGAAGTGACAGAGTACAAATTACATGGTGTACTGGAGGTCACAGAAGAATTTTTTGACAAGATTAGCTTAGGTACGGTTGCCAAGGATCACACTCTGGAGGTCTCTGGAAAACTCATCGCCGAAGCGCTTGTCCTGGCGTCTTACACGGATCAGGAGCAAGTCTCTCTTCCCGTTGATGAATTCATCCTTGCCAAAATCATCCAACAGTATCGTTCCGATCTCGTACGTCTGCACGACAACTTAATGCGGGCCTGCCGACGTTTTGAACCACATCGTCAACAGGCGGTCAAGCTGGCAGGACGAATCTGGCAGCAACAGAATTTGCCTCCTGAAAAGGCATACAAAACAGCCTAGCAGCCTGTCGGACTATCTGGGCTAAAGCGAAAGGTTGACCGTTTGAGGACAGATTTTGGCTCTTTTGAGAGTAATAGCTGTATCTATGGGTCGAAAAGGAGCTGAAATATGGGCCAAACAGGTGAATTCGCAGCCAGTCCATGGTTAGTGCGACAGGTTGCTAAGCCTTTCTTCTGACACCCAACCCCTTAAGGTCTCTGGTCTTTTTTTGCAAATCATATTATGATGAACAGGTTGTTCAATCCATAAAGAGGTCTTAGCCATGAACGTCTTACTCCATATCTGTTGCGCTAACTGCACGATCTACCCCGTCCGTCTTTTACGCGAGGCAGGACATCTGGTAACAGGCTACTTCTTCAATCACAACATACATCCCTACCAGGAGTATCGTCGACGGCTTGAGGCCGTTGAACAATATGCCTCAGCCAGTCAACTTCAGGTCATCTACAAAGACGAATACCTGTTGGAAGATTTTCTTTCCCAGGTGGCATCAGAGCCAACCAATCGCTGTACCTACTGCTACCAGTCTCGGCTCAAACAAGCTGCAGAATATGCTGCAAAATCCGGCTACGATGCGTTCACGACCAGTCTTCTCTATTCCCGTTACCAGAACCACGAGATGATTCGTAAAATGGGTGAAGAGCTGGGCCTGCATTACGGCATAGAGTTTCTGTACGATGACTATCGAATCGGCTGGCAAGATGGCATCAAGGCGTCCAAGGCCATGGGCCTCTATCGGCAGCAATATTGCGGATGTATCTATTCGGAAAAGGATCGGTATCATCCCAGCAGCAACAACTGATGGGCAAAGACCTCGGCAGAGCACTCATCATTTTGGGTTTACTGTTGTTAGGCATTGGCCTGTTTTTGAGCTACGGCGGAAAACTCAACTTCCTCGGCAGGCTGCCGGGTGACATCCGTGTAGAAAAGGAGAATTTCTCTTTCTTCTTCCCGCTTGGCACCTGCCTCCTGATTTCGCTATTGTTCTCGTTACTTTTATGGTTATTCAAGCGATAACAAGTTCACTTCTGACCATCACACCGGAGCCGATATGACCATCGCCTCACCCTCTCCAAAGCTAGGATTGGCTCTCGGAAGCGGTGCAGCCAGAGGCCTTGCCCACATCGGTGTCCTCAAAGTTCTCGATGAAGCCAAAATCCCTGTCGACATCATTACCGGGACCTCCATAGGCGCACTGATTGGAGCCATGTATGCCGCCGGGGTACCGGTTGCACAGATGGAGGACGTTGCGCTGACCATCGACTGGCGTAAAATGGCCAGCCTGCTTGACCCGGTCTTACCCACATCAAGTTTGACAGACAGCAGGAAGCTGGTCGCCTTCATCGCTGAACTGCTCCCAGCCCGAGAATTCAAAGACCTTCAGCAGACCCTGGCCGTGACGGCAACAGACATCAACACCGGGGAAGCGATCATCATCAAACAAGGGGATCTTCTCGAGGCATTGCAGGCCAGCTTGGCATTCCCGGGTATTTTTTCACCGGTCCGCTTCGGACAAAGGTTTCTGGTCGATGGCGGCCTCTGCAATCCGATCCCAACCAACGTGGCCCGCAACCTTGGCGCAGAAAAAATTATCGGTGTTTGCACTATCCCTGCGGTCAAAAAACAATCGCCGGAAACATTTCTCCCGGGCAGGCATGGCGACGCAACAAACATCAGCCGCTGGAGAAAACTCTTCAGTGCCCGCAGCATCGAACAAGCCTTTCGTTCTGCCCTTGGACAGGAGCCAGAAACAGCCCATAACGAGGACCCGGGACAGTTGAAAGCGCCGAACATTTTCCGTGTCTGCGCACAGAGTGTCGCCATCATGGAGAACCTGATTAATGAGCTGCACATTAGTCAGAATCCTCAGGACTTAATCATCAGGCCGACGTTCGATGGAATCACCTTGCTTGAGTTTCATCGAGCCAAAGAGATTATTGCCGCGGGAGAATCGTCTGCGCGAGCAGCGCTCCCAGAGATTGAATATCTTCTCCGTCCGGCTTGAAAGCCTCTCATCCCCTGCTAACATATTGATATAACTATTTCATTCCACCACATCAAGGAGGCAAAAATGATCGAGTTGCTCGAAAAATCTCTATTGACTGCGGTTGGCGCAATGACCCTGACACAGAAGAAGGCTGAGGAGCTACTCCAGGAACTCCGGGAGAAGATGAATATCAGCGAGGATGAAGGCAAAGCTTTTCTGCAGAAGATTCAGGATGCCGCAGCTCAAAACCAGGAAAAGTTGATGGAGCAAGCCCGAGAAGAAGTTAAAAAGACCTGTGAGCGCATGGGGGTTGTCACCGCTGCTGAGTTTGACAAGTTGAAGAAGAAAGTTGCCCAACTGGAAAAAAAACTTAAATAATTAATTCTGCACTGAACTGAAGTCAATATGCTGCCCATCCTGCGCGTAAACCGAAATATCCGGACCATCCGACGCTACAGAACCATTCTGGGGGTTCTGATCAAGTACGGCTTTGGACATTTTGTCGAACAGCTTAATATCGACTACTACCTCGAACTCGGCAAACGCTTTGTCACCCTCGACAAGATTCCGAAAGACCTTGAACGTCTCAGTCAACCACAGCGTCTGCGCCTGGTGATGGAAGAGCTCGGACCGACCTTTATCAAGCTCGGCCAACTCCTCTCTACCCGCCCCGATGTACTGGACAGCGCATACATTAATGAATTCAGTAAACTTCAGGACAAAGTTCCTGCGGTTTCCTTTGAAGAGATTAACGCCCAGATCCAGCGGGAGCTGGGTTACCCGGCAGAAGAACTTTTTGCAGAATTTTCCACAAAACCGCTTGCTGCAGCCAGTATCGCCCAGGTTCATCGTGGCAAACTGAGAAGTGGTGAAGAAGTCGTCTTTAAAGTCCGTCGACCGGGCATCGTAAAGATCGTTGAAACCGACATTGACGTTCTCATGGGCCTGGCCTACCTGATCGAACAACACGTCCCGACAGTGGCACTCTATGATCCTGTCGGCCTGGTCAAGGAATTCCGTCGCAGCATCATGCGGGAGTTGAACTTCACCCGCGAAGGGCGCACCGTCGATCGCTTCGCCGTCAACTTTGCCGAGAGTGAAACCGTTTACACCCCGAAGATCTTCTGGGATTACACAGGAGATATCGTCCTGACCATGGAGTACGTTGACGGGATCAAAATATCAGCACTCGAAGAGCTCACCGCACAAGGTTACGACCTCAAGGAGATCGCCAGAAGGGGCGCCGATGCGTTCCTGCAGCAGGTCCTTGACTTCGGGCTTTTTCATGCCGACCCACACCCGGGCAACGTATTCATACTCCCCGATCAAGTCATCTGTATGCTTGACTACGGCATGGTCGGGCGGCTCGGCCAGGACCTCAAAGATCAACTGATTGACCTTTTACAAGCACTTCTCAACAGAGATGTGGACCGGATCATCTCGCAACTCCTCTATTCCGGGGAGTTAACAGACGATTCCGACATGAAGAACCTCAGACGCGACCTGCACGACTTTATCGAGGATTACTACGATATTGTTCTGCAGGATATCAAGGTTGGAAAACTCCTTACGGAGTTTATCGAGATCCTCACACATCATCGCATTCACTTCCCCGCTGACTTCATGATTTTAGCCAAGGCATTGGTGATCATGGAAGGGGTTGGCCGCCAACTGGACCCTGAGTTCAACATGATCAACCATATGCGGCCCTACGTGAACAAACTCGTTTTCGAACGATTCAGTCCAAAGAATATTAGCGAGCAGGCGGGTCGTATCGTGCAGGCCTACAGTTCATTGGCAAAGAACCTGCCACAAGATATCAAGGAATTCGTCAACCGTCTTAATCGTAATCAGTTTAAAATAGACTTGGAGCACCGGGGCCTAGAGAAACTGGTCACAGATCTTGACCGCTCCAGCAACAGGGTCTCTTTTGCCGTTGTCATTGGTTCCCTGATCGTCGGTTCTTCGTTGGTCATGCAAATCGATAAGGGCCCA
Proteins encoded in this window:
- a CDS encoding epoxyqueuosine reductase QueH, whose protein sequence is MNVLLHICCANCTIYPVRLLREAGHLVTGYFFNHNIHPYQEYRRRLEAVEQYASASQLQVIYKDEYLLEDFLSQVASEPTNRCTYCYQSRLKQAAEYAAKSGYDAFTTSLLYSRYQNHEMIRKMGEELGLHYGIEFLYDDYRIGWQDGIKASKAMGLYRQQYCGCIYSEKDRYHPSSNN
- a CDS encoding DUF2905 domain-containing protein yields the protein MGKDLGRALIILGLLLLGIGLFLSYGGKLNFLGRLPGDIRVEKENFSFFFPLGTCLLISLLFSLLLWLFKR
- a CDS encoding patatin-like phospholipase family protein; the protein is MTIASPSPKLGLALGSGAARGLAHIGVLKVLDEAKIPVDIITGTSIGALIGAMYAAGVPVAQMEDVALTIDWRKMASLLDPVLPTSSLTDSRKLVAFIAELLPAREFKDLQQTLAVTATDINTGEAIIIKQGDLLEALQASLAFPGIFSPVRFGQRFLVDGGLCNPIPTNVARNLGAEKIIGVCTIPAVKKQSPETFLPGRHGDATNISRWRKLFSARSIEQAFRSALGQEPETAHNEDPGQLKAPNIFRVCAQSVAIMENLINELHISQNPQDLIIRPTFDGITLLEFHRAKEIIAAGESSARAALPEIEYLLRPA
- a CDS encoding phasin superfamily protein, which produces MIELLEKSLLTAVGAMTLTQKKAEELLQELREKMNISEDEGKAFLQKIQDAAAQNQEKLMEQAREEVKKTCERMGVVTAAEFDKLKKKVAQLEKKLK
- a CDS encoding AarF/UbiB family protein, with amino-acid sequence MLPILRVNRNIRTIRRYRTILGVLIKYGFGHFVEQLNIDYYLELGKRFVTLDKIPKDLERLSQPQRLRLVMEELGPTFIKLGQLLSTRPDVLDSAYINEFSKLQDKVPAVSFEEINAQIQRELGYPAEELFAEFSTKPLAAASIAQVHRGKLRSGEEVVFKVRRPGIVKIVETDIDVLMGLAYLIEQHVPTVALYDPVGLVKEFRRSIMRELNFTREGRTVDRFAVNFAESETVYTPKIFWDYTGDIVLTMEYVDGIKISALEELTAQGYDLKEIARRGADAFLQQVLDFGLFHADPHPGNVFILPDQVICMLDYGMVGRLGQDLKDQLIDLLQALLNRDVDRIISQLLYSGELTDDSDMKNLRRDLHDFIEDYYDIVLQDIKVGKLLTEFIEILTHHRIHFPADFMILAKALVIMEGVGRQLDPEFNMINHMRPYVNKLVFERFSPKNISEQAGRIVQAYSSLAKNLPQDIKEFVNRLNRNQFKIDLEHRGLEKLVTDLDRSSNRVSFAVVIGSLIVGSSLVMQIDKGPMILGFPLLGLLGYSIAGFLGLWLAIGILRSGRL